A genomic segment from Phragmites australis chromosome 6, lpPhrAust1.1, whole genome shotgun sequence encodes:
- the LOC133922180 gene encoding probable diaminopimelate decarboxylase, chloroplastic yields the protein MAAANLLSRSLLPPLNPSPSAHPNRGSPAALSFPRRHGRLISLRASISTASPSPPPQPGAAMGAPKHCFRRGADGHLYCERVRVEDAMEAAERSPFYLYSKQQVVRNFASYRDALQGLRSVVGYAVKANNNLPVLRLLRELGCGAVLVSGNELRLALHAGFDPTRCIFNGNGKTLDDLLLAAKSGVFVNVDSEFDLGNIVEAARCAGKKVPVLLRINPDVDPQVHPYVATGNKTSKFGIRNEKLQWFLDSIKSYSNDIKLVGVHCHLGSTITKVDIFRDAAVLMVNYVDEIRAQGFELEYLNIGGGLGIDYHHTDAVLPTPMDLINTVRELVLSRDLTLIIEPGRSLIANTCCFVNKVTGVKSNGTKNFIVVDGSMAELIRPSLYGAYQHIELVSPPSPDAEVATFDIVGPVCESADFLGKDRELPTPDKGAGLVVHDAGAYCMSMASTYNLKLRPPEYWVEEDGSIVKIRHEEKLDDYMRFFDGLPA from the exons ATGGCGGCGGCGAACCTGCTCTCGCGCTCCCTTCTCCCCCCCCTAAACCCTAGTCCCTCCGCCCACCCCAATCGCGGTAGCCCCGCCGCCTTATCCTTCCCtcgccgccacggccgcctgATCTCCCTCCGCGCCTCCATCTCCACGGCCTccccgtccccgccgccgcagccgggaGCAGCGATGGGGGCGCCGAAGCACTGCTTCCGGCGCGGCGCTGATGGGCACCTATACTGCGAGAGGGTGCGGGTGGAGGACGCCATGGAGGCGGCGGAGCGTAGCCCCTTCTACCTCTATAGCAAGCAGCAGGTCGTCCGCAATTTCGCCTCTTACCGCGACGCCCTCCAGGGGCTTCGGTCCGTCGTGGGATACGCCGTCAAGGCCAACAACAACCTACCCGTGCTGCGGCTCCTGCGCGAGCTAGGATGCGGCGCGGTCCTCGTCAGCGGCAACGAGCTCCGCCTCGCCCTCCATGCAGGATTCGACCCCACCAG GTGTATATttaatggaaatgggaagaCGTTGGATGATCTCCTTTTAGCTGCTAAGAGTGGAGTATTTGTAAATGTAGACAGTGAATTTGATTTGGGTAACATTGTCGAAGCTGCAAGGTGTGCTGGAAAGAAAGTGCCTGTTTTGCTTAGAATAAATCCTGATGTGGATCCGCAG GTTCATCCCTATGTTGCCACTGGAAATAAAACTTCCAAATTTGGGATTCGCAATGAGAAATTGCAATGGTTTTTGGACTCTATCAAGTCATACTCAAATGATATCAAACTGGTTGGTGTTCATTGTCATCTGGGATCTACCATTACAAAG GTTGATATATTCAGGGATGCTGCTGTTCTTATGGTGAATTATGTTGATGAAATTAGAGCACAAGGTTTTGAGCTGGAGTACCTGAATATTGGAGGTGGTTTGGGGATAGATTACCACCACACGGATGCAGTCTTGCCTACACCTATGGATCTCATCAACACT gtgCGAGAACTAGTTCTCTCTCGAGATCTTACTCTTATCATTGAACCGGGAAGATCCTTGATTGCTAATACTTGCTGCTTTGTCAATAAAGTCACTGGTGTTAAATCTAATGGTACAAAGAATTTTATTGTTGTTGATGGCAGCATGGCAGAACTAATCAGACCTAGTCTATATGGAGCATATCAG CATATCGAACTGGTTTCTCCCCCCTCTCCTGATGCGGAAGTAGCGACCTTTGATATTGTCGGACCAGTTTGTGAGTCTGCAGATTTCCTTGGAAAAGATAGGGAGCTTCCAACACCTGACAAG GGAGCTGGTTTGGTTGTTCATGACGCAGGTGCCTACTGCATGAGCATGGCTTCAACATACAATTTGAAGTTGAGACCACCAGAGTACTGG GTAGAAGAGGATGGTTCAATCGTTAAAATCAGGCATGAGGAGAAATTGGACGACTACATGAGGTTCTTTGATGGTCTTCCTGCTTAG